In the genome of Coraliomargarita algicola, one region contains:
- a CDS encoding response regulator, translating to MIKFRKSTPAKDARRVLVIDDEPSFTRMVKLNLEGTGNYIVEALNESRKALEVAKAFGPDIVLLDVVMPELDGGDVALNLRSRSATKDIPIIFVSAMVSQQESKKGFYQSGGEHFLAKPVDKDTLCGAIETVLSTIH from the coding sequence ATGATTAAATTCAGAAAATCGACTCCCGCAAAAGACGCCCGGCGTGTGCTCGTCATCGACGACGAGCCCTCCTTCACGCGCATGGTCAAACTCAACCTGGAAGGCACCGGCAACTACATAGTCGAAGCGCTCAACGAAAGTCGCAAGGCGCTGGAAGTGGCCAAAGCCTTCGGGCCTGACATCGTCTTGCTCGACGTTGTCATGCCTGAACTCGACGGTGGCGATGTCGCGCTAAACCTACGCAGTCGTAGTGCCACCAAAGACATCCCCATCATCTTCGTCTCCGCCATGGTCTCGCAACAGGAGTCTAAAAAAGGCTTCTATCAAAGTGGCGGCGAGCATTTCCTGGCCAAACCAGTGGATAAAGACACACTCTGCGGTGCCATCGAAACAGTGCTCTCAACGATACACTAA
- a CDS encoding PAS domain-containing protein, with the protein MRSGRDDSLEAIQYLADLQNGVALIALCRDHEQLQRYKEVIHHLDDYILAEHLVDGELPTRITHAIRRRNKEQTLLSEQARLQSLLNNIPDAIFFKDLESRFTKVNKRMEDIYGQYHETIIGKTDFDLFSREHAQAAFDDEQEIIRTGKPLVAKLEKETFEDGHFNWVNTTKVPLTDNHGHIIGTMGISRDITELKRAQDTLAQERTLLKTIIEHALAGIFVKDLAGRYLVVNKRHIKYLGAQSEADVIGKTLYDFFEQNEAARISATDAQIMQSGQGIENLIDYRQRADGSELWLLTSKVPLQDDQDRCIGLVGISFNVTEQKLAERRLKDTIKTLEETRLQLIEAEKLKTVGRLAAGVAHEVKNPLNVVSLGAEYLEGQIEGPEEMLQVVRDMREAVQKANHVIFELLDYSSPHKVEMQVANINEIISQVLGLMRHNFKEACIQIEETLSSEIEPVRIDASKIEQVFINLFLNAISVMKKGGTLTVRTDVIQMKSTGGNVSSAMTELFRIGDTIVVIEVLDTGTGLSKEDQSKAFDPFYSTKATGSGTGLGLSVTRSIIEMHHGMITLQNRKDTTGAHVRILLPAATYDNDDD; encoded by the coding sequence ATGCGCAGTGGACGCGATGATTCACTGGAGGCGATACAGTATCTAGCAGACCTGCAAAACGGCGTCGCTTTGATTGCGCTCTGCCGCGATCATGAACAACTACAGCGCTATAAAGAAGTCATCCACCATTTGGACGACTACATTCTGGCTGAACATTTGGTAGATGGCGAGCTGCCCACCCGTATCACACACGCCATACGCCGCCGAAATAAAGAACAAACTCTACTCAGCGAACAGGCCCGCTTACAATCGCTACTCAATAATATTCCCGATGCGATTTTCTTTAAGGATTTGGAAAGCCGCTTCACCAAGGTCAACAAACGCATGGAGGACATCTACGGGCAATACCATGAGACAATTATTGGAAAAACCGACTTCGACCTATTCTCCCGGGAGCACGCGCAAGCAGCCTTCGACGACGAGCAAGAAATCATACGCACAGGCAAACCCTTGGTCGCCAAACTCGAAAAAGAGACTTTCGAGGATGGGCATTTCAACTGGGTCAATACGACCAAAGTCCCGCTCACAGATAACCACGGCCACATCATTGGCACGATGGGCATCTCACGCGACATCACAGAGCTAAAGCGCGCCCAAGATACGCTGGCCCAAGAGCGCACCTTGCTCAAAACAATCATCGAACATGCACTCGCCGGCATATTTGTAAAAGATCTAGCCGGGCGCTACCTGGTAGTCAACAAGCGCCATATCAAATATCTCGGAGCTCAAAGTGAAGCCGATGTCATTGGTAAAACACTCTACGACTTTTTCGAGCAAAACGAAGCCGCACGTATTTCTGCCACCGACGCGCAAATCATGCAGAGCGGCCAAGGCATCGAAAACTTAATTGACTACCGCCAGCGAGCCGATGGCTCGGAACTATGGCTGCTCACCAGTAAGGTGCCGCTGCAAGACGATCAAGACCGCTGTATCGGCCTAGTCGGCATCTCCTTCAATGTGACAGAGCAAAAACTAGCCGAGCGCCGACTCAAAGACACCATAAAAACCCTCGAAGAAACCCGCCTCCAATTGATCGAAGCGGAAAAGCTAAAAACAGTAGGCCGCCTGGCAGCTGGTGTCGCACACGAAGTCAAAAACCCGCTCAATGTAGTGAGCCTGGGCGCCGAATATTTGGAGGGCCAAATAGAGGGCCCGGAAGAAATGCTACAAGTGGTTCGCGACATGCGTGAAGCAGTACAAAAGGCAAACCATGTGATCTTTGAACTACTCGACTATTCATCCCCCCACAAAGTCGAGATGCAAGTCGCCAACATAAACGAAATCATTAGCCAAGTGCTCGGCTTGATGCGGCACAACTTCAAAGAAGCCTGCATCCAAATCGAAGAAACACTCAGTAGCGAGATCGAGCCCGTTCGCATCGACGCCTCCAAGATAGAACAAGTCTTTATCAACCTGTTCCTCAACGCCATCTCTGTCATGAAAAAAGGCGGCACACTGACCGTGCGCACCGATGTCATACAAATGAAAAGCACCGGTGGCAATGTCTCCAGTGCCATGACTGAGCTCTTTCGCATCGGCGATACAATCGTGGTAATCGAGGTGCTCGACACTGGAACAGGGCTAAGCAAAGAAGATCAAAGCAAGGCTTTCGATCCATTTTACTCGACCAAAGCCACCGGCTCAGGCACCGGCCTCGGGCTCTCCGTGACTCGCAGCATTATCGAAATGCACCATGGCATGATCACTCTTCAAAACCGCAAAGACACTACAGGCGCGCACGTACGCATATTACTGCCCGCCGCAACCTACGATAATGACGATGATTAA